A single Nicotiana tabacum cultivar K326 chromosome 5, ASM71507v2, whole genome shotgun sequence DNA region contains:
- the LOC107786621 gene encoding receptor-like kinase TMK4 produces MEMEAANQMGFVLTLFLSLFSFAYSVTDPSDLAIINEFRKSLENSELLDWPVNGNDPCGPPVWPHIICTGNKIQQIQVMGLGLKGSLPQKFNQLSKLTNLGLQRNQFGGKLPSFSGLSELRYAFLDFNQFDSIPSDFFNGLVSLEVLALDDNPLNVSTGWSLPRELQGSAQLTNLTLVNCNLAGFLPEFLGNMSSLDVLLLSKNRLSGPIPSTFKDSELKMLWLNDQFGDGMSGSIDVISTMGSMTSLWLHGNHFSGKIAKEIGSLTYLQDLNVNSNDLVGLIPESLANMTFGHLDLNNNHFMGPIPNFKATNVSYRSNSFCQTKIGALCNTEVMALLEFLDELNYPSKLVESWSGNNPCDGPWWGLSCDDNQKVIVINLPKSNLSGTLSPSIANLDSLTHIYLGSNNISGSIPSSWTSLKHLVLLDLSNNNLSLPLPKFTAPLKLDLSGNSLLNSSPLVASPSRKDNNTSPGASPYSSTSKSSSSKSKLVIFVVPIASFTILVFLAISLYVYIRKRSMDRRKGPTSLVIHPRDPSDSNDMVKIAIADETKGNLSILTESGSASIHSGKYPMIEASNLVISVQVLRNVTKNFAPENELGRGGFGVVYKGELDDGTKIAVKRMEAGAISSKASDEFQAEIYVLSKVRHRNLVSLLGYSAEGNERILVYEYMPLGALNEHLFHWKRLNLEPLSWKRRLNIALDVARGMEYLHTLAHQCFVHRDLKSSNILLTDDFRAKVSDFGLVKLAPDGEKNSVVTRLAGTFGYLAPEYAVTGKITTKVDVFSFGVVLMELLTGWMALDEDRPNESQYLVAWFWNIKSSKEKLMAAVDPALDVKEEAFESSVYTIAELAGHCTAREPGQRPDMSHAVNVLTPLVEKWKPFEEDEEDYCGIDYSLPLDQMVKGWQETEGEDVDLEDTIPARPTGFAESFKSADGR; encoded by the exons ATGGAAATGGAGGCTGCTAACCAAATGGGGTTTGTTCTAACACTGTTTCTTTCACTTTTTTCATTTGCTTACAGTGTTACAGACCCCAGTGACTTGGCCATAATCAATGAGTTCAGAAAAAGTTTGGAGAATTCAGAGCTTTTGGATTGGCCAGTAAATGGTAATGACCCTTGTGGTCCTCCAGTTTGGCCTCATATAATTTGTACTGGTAATAAAATTCAACAGATTCAAGTTATGGGGTTGGGGTTAAAAGGTTCTTTGCCACAGAAATTTAATCAGTTGTCTAAACTGACAAATTTGGGGTTGCAAAGGAACCAATTCGGTGGAAAGTTACCATCTTTTAGTGGTTTGTCTGAATTAAGGTATGCTTTCTTGGATTTCAATCAGTTTGATAGTATTCCATCTGATTTCTTTAATGGACTTGTGAGTTTAGAAGTGTTGGCATTGGATGATAATCCTTTGAATGTCTCAACTGGTTGGTCTTTGCCTAGGGAATTGCAAGGTTCAGCTCAATTGACTAATTTGACTTTGGTTAACTGCAATTTAGCTGGTTTTTTACCTGAGTTTCTTGGAAATATGTCTTCTTTAGATGTACTTTTGTTGTCCAAGAATCGACTTTCGGGGCCTATTCCGAGTACTTTTAAGGACTCTGAGCTAAAAATGCTTTGGTTGAATGATCAGTTTGGTGATGGAATGAGTGGTtcaattgatgtgatttcaacaATGGGATCAATGACAAGTCTTTGGCTACATGGGAATCATTTTTCAGGTAAAATTGCAAAGGAGATTGGTAGCTTGACATATCTGCAGGATCTCAATGTCAATAGCAATGATCTTGTTGGTTTAATTCCTGAATCTTTAGCAAATATGACATTTGGCCATCTTGATTTGAATAATAATCATTTCATGGGTCCAATACCAAATTTCAAGGCTACAAATGTTAGTTATCGATCCAACTCCTTTTGTCAAACCAAAATTGGTGCACTTTGTAACACAGAGGTTATGGCACTTTTAGAATTTCTTGATGAGTTGAATTATCCATCTAAGCTCGTTGAATCATGGTCAGGAAATAATCCTTGTGACGGTCCGTGGTGGGGATTAAGCTGTGACGATAACCAAAAGGTTATTGTTATAAACTTGCCTAAGTCCAATCTTTCTGGAACCCTGAGTCCTTCAATTGCAAACTTAGATTCTCTAACTCATATATATCTTGGATCTAACAATATTTCTGGTTctattccatctagttggactaGCTTGAAACATTTGGTTCTGCTTGATTTAAGTAATAACAACCTTTCCCTTCCTCTGCCAAAATTTACTGCCCCCTTGAAACTTGATCTAAGTGGAAATTCACTATTGAACTCTAGTCCTCTTGTAGCAAGTCCTTCACGAAAGGATAATAATACATCCCCTGGTGCTTCACCCTATTCATCGACGAGTAAGTCAAGCTCTTCTAAGTCTAAGTTAGTAATTTTTGTGGTTCCTATTGCAAGTTTTACAATCTTAGTTTTTCTTGCTATTTCATTATATGTTTATATCCGGAAGAGGAGTATGGATAGGCGCAAAGGTCCAACTTCTCTTGTGATTCATCCTAGAGATCCTTCTGATTCGAATGACATGGTCAAGATAGCAATAGCCGATGAAACTAAAGGAAATCTTTCGATATTGACTGAAAGTGGTTCAGCTAGCATACACAGTGGTAAATACCCTATGATTGAAGCTAGCAATTTGGTCATATCAGTTCAAGTACTTAGGAATGTAACCAAGAACTTTGCTCCAGAAAATGAACTTGGTCGTGGTGGTTTTGGAGTGGTTTATAAAGGAGAATTAGACGATGGGACAAAAATAGCCGTCAAAAGAATGGAGGCTGGAGCAATTAGCAGCAAAGCGTCAGATGAATTTCAAGCTGAAATTTATGTTCTTTCTAAAGTTAGACATCGGAATTTAGTGTCTCTATTGGGATATTCAGCTGAAGGCAATGAAAGAATTCTGGTTTATGAATACATGCCACTAGGTGCTCTTAACGAGCATCTTTTCCACTGGAAAAGACTGAATTTGGAGCCTCTATCTTGGAAGAGGAGGCTGAATATTGCCTTAGATGTTGCTAGAGGAATGGAGTATCTGCATACACTCGCTCATCAGTGCTTCGTACACAGAGATCTCAAGTCCTCAAATATCTTGCTGACTGATGATTTCCGAGCAAAAGTATCAGACTTTGGACTTGTGAAACTTGCTCCTGATGGAGAGAAGAATTCTGTGGTAACCAGGCTAGCTGGAACTTTTGGATATCTAGCACCTGAATATGCTG TTACTGGCAAAATCACCACAAAGGTTGATGTGTTTAGTTTCGGTGTGGTGCTAATGGAGTTGTTAACTGGTTGGATGGCGCTTGATGAGGATAGACCTAATGAGAGCCAATACTTAGTTGCATGGTTCTGGAACATCAAATCCTCTAAAGAGAAACTTATGGCAGCCGTCGATCCAGCTCTTGATGTAAAAGAGGAAGCCTTTGAGAGCAGCGTCTACACCATTGCAGAACTTGCTGGTCACTGCACAGCAAGGGAGCCGGGACAACGGCCTGACATGTCCCATGCTGTGAACGTGCTCACCCCGCTTGTTGAGAAATGGAAGCCTTTTGAGGAAGATGAAGAGGACTACTGTGGTATTGATTACAGTCTTCCCCTCGATCAAATGGTAAAGGGATGGCAAGAAACAGAAGGAGAAGACGTCGACCTTGAAGACACTATCCCTGCAAGGCCTACTGGATTTGCAGAGTCCTTTAAATCAGCAGATGGTAGATAA